Part of the Litorilinea aerophila genome is shown below.
TGCGCAGCCGTTGCCGTCCCTGCACCTGTCCGGATTGGGTGCAACACGTGCGTAGGGCGGGTCTCTGGCCCGCCGTGGGTGGCTGGTTCGACCGCGACAGCGGGCGGGCACGGCGGCCCGCCCCTACAGAAACGGGCATCCTGTCGTAGGCGGCAGGGGCGAATCATGATTCGCCCCTATATATGGCGCATCCGTCGCCCGCCCTTCATCCACCCGGGGCTGGTAACGTAACAGCGTGCGGCCGGAGACCGCACCTACGACGGGGGCCGCCATCCACGCGGATTGGACAGCCGGCGGCTGATTTCTTCATGCAACTTCGTTGCGCCGCAGGAGAAAATCTGCGCTCATCGGCGTGAATCCGCGTCCTTTTTCAGGACAGGATGCCGGCCCCTTTGCGTTGCAAAAGGACCTTGTGGCAGGGAAGTCACCAGGCTTTGCAGACATCCGAGGATCAACCTCCCCCAGACGGGGGCTCGGCGGGCAGGGTGATGCGGAAGGTGGTGCCTTCCCCGGGCGTGCTTTCCACCTGGATGGTGCCGCCGTGGGCTTCCACCAGGGATTTGGCAATGGCCAACCCCAGCCCAGACTCGCCGTTTTCGTGGCGGGCCTTGTCCCCCCGATAGAAACGTTCAAAAATGTAGGGCAGGTCCTCCGGGTCGATGCCGCTGCCTGTGTCCCGCACCTGGAGCACCACGCCGCCCGCGGTGGGGTAGGCGGCCAGCTCGATGGTGCCGCCGGCCGGCGTGTAGCGCAGGGCGTTCCCCACCAGGTTGCCCAACACCTGCACCATCCGCTCCGGATCCACCTGGATGGTGGGCAGGCTGGCCTCCTGGCGCACGGTCAGGGTGACCCCCCGCTGTTCGGCCTGGGGTCGCTGGGCCATGGCCACCCGGGAAAGGAGCGCGCCGGGCTCCGTCTCCTCACGGAAGAGGGGGAGCTCACCCGCGTCGGCCAGGGAGAGGGTGCGCAGGTCGTCGATCAGGCGGCTGAGATGTTGGGCCTCGGCGTGCATCACCTCGTAGATCTCCGGCGAGCCGGGCAGCTTGGCCTCACTCAGCGCCTCGGTGTAGCCCAGGATCACGCTCAGGGGCGTGCGCAGATCGTGGGCGATGTCCGCGGTCATCTGGCGGCGGAGCTGGTTGGCCCTGGCCAGCCGGGCGCTCATCTGGTTGAAGGAGCTGGCCAGCTCACCCAGCTCATCCTGGGTGTGGATCTCCACCTGATGGCCCAGATCGCCCTGGGCCACCTGTTGGGTGGCGGCGGTCAGCTCCCGGATGGGGCGGGTGAGGGTGCGGGCCAGGATCACCCCCAGGAGCAGGGCGACCGCAGTGGCTCCCAACGCGCCCAACACGATGGCCCGGTTGATGCGGCTCAGGAAGTCCTGCTCTGGCGAGCCGGGCAGCTGGCGGCTTCGGGGCCAGTCGATCAGGAGCCAGCCCACGACCTGATCGTTCACCCGGATGGGCACCCCGCCGGCCAGCTCTCGGGCGGCCAGGATCGTCCCCGGGTTGCCGGGTCGCCCCCCCCAGACCACACGGCCGTGGGCGTCAGCCAGGACGAGACCATTGG
Proteins encoded:
- a CDS encoding sensor histidine kinase, with the translated sequence MVSIPLQLPLRSIALKLTLAFLVVGLTGALLVAFFVGQRARREFDQFLLNRSQVNLVERLADYYASHGSWDGLPEQLWRRDLPVPRPNGLVLADAHGRVVWGGRPGNPGTILAARELAGGVPIRVNDQVVGWLLIDWPRSRQLPGSPEQDFLSRINRAIVLGALGATAVALLLGVILARTLTRPIRELTAATQQVAQGDLGHQVEIHTQDELGELASSFNQMSARLARANQLRRQMTADIAHDLRTPLSVILGYTEALSEAKLPGSPEIYEVMHAEAQHLSRLIDDLRTLSLADAGELPLFREETEPGALLSRVAMAQRPQAEQRGVTLTVRQEASLPTIQVDPERMVQVLGNLVGNALRYTPAGGTIELAAYPTAGGVVLQVRDTGSGIDPEDLPYIFERFYRGDKARHENGESGLGLAIAKSLVEAHGGTIQVESTPGEGTTFRITLPAEPPSGGG